The nucleotide sequence GTGAGGCGCGAGCCGGTAGTACGATTTGTTGTCGATGCCGCGGAAACTCAACGTGGGGCCGAGCTCGTTACCTTCGCCCGTATGGTTGAACACGACGTCGAGAATGATCTCGATGCCGGCGTCGTGCATGCGGGAAACCATGGTCTTGAACTCTCCCAAGTCCGGGCGCGAGAGATAGCGCGGAACCGGCGCGAAAAACGAGATCGGACTGTAGCCCCAATAGTTGTGAAGCCCTTTTTCGACGAGGTGCCGCTCGTCAACGTAGTTGTGGACGGGCAGCAGCTCGATCGCGGTGACGCCGAGGCGGCTGAGGTATTCAATGACCGCGGGCGACGCTAAGCCCGCGAAGGTGCCGCGCATGCCGGGGGGCACGGCGGGATGCTTCATCGTGTAGCCGCGCACGTGCATCTCGTAAACGATCAAGTCGTGCCAGCGCGTGTGCAGCAGCCGGTCGCTGCCCCACGTGAATGCGGTGTCGACGACGACACATTTTGGCATGCCTGCCGCATTGTCGCGACGGTCGAACGAAAGATCCGCGCGCGACGATCCCACACGATACCCAAAGTTCGCGTCGCTCCACACGATGCCGCCGGTGATCATCGCGGCGTACGGATCGAGCAGCAGCTTGTGATGGTTGAAGCGGTGGCCGTTTTGCGGATCGTACGGGCCGTAGACGCGATAGCCGTACAGCAGGCCGGGCCGCGCGTCGGGCAGGTAGCCGTGCCAGACCGAATCGGTGTACTCCGGAAGCGCGATCCGTTCGACTTCGCGGCGTCCGCGCTGATCGAATAGCGAGAGCTCCACGCGTTCGGCGTGTTCGGAGAAGAGCGCGAAGTTTACGCCGGCGCCGTTCCACGTCGCGCCGAGCGGATAGGGCCGCCCGGGCAGAACCGCGGCGCGCTTACGATTCAACACGAACGAAAATCACCGTTGCCAACGGCGGCAACGTAACGCCGATCGAATGCGCGCGCCCGTGCGCCGGAATCGCTTCGCTGTCCACGGTGCCCTGATTGCCCACGTTGCTGCCGCCGTAATGTTCCGAGTCGGTATTGAGCGCTTCGGCGTACCGGCCCGCTTCGGGCACGCCGATGCGGTACCCGTAGTGAACCACGGGGGTTGCGTTGAGCAACGCTACGACGGCCGGCGTTTCCGGGTCGCGTCCGAGCCGAGCGAACGCGAGTACGCTGTGGGCGGCGTCTTGAAAGTCGATCCATTCGAAACCGCGCGGCTCCGCGTCGAGCTCGTAGAGGGCGGGGGAACTGCGATACAGCCGGTTGCAGTCGCGCACGAGCCGTTGCATGCCCGCGTGCAGCGGGTCGTCCAACAGGTGCCACTCGAGCTGCGCGTCGTGATTCCATTCGCGCACCGATGCAAACTCGTCGCCCATGAAGAGCAGCTTCTTGCCGGGGTGCGCGTACATGAAGGCCAGCAGCATGCGGAGGTTGGCGAAGCGCTGCCAGCGATCGCCCGGCATCTTTTCCAGCAACGAGCGTTTGCCGTGCACGACCTCGTCGTGCGAGAACGGAAGCACGTAGTTCTCGCTGTACGCATAGACGAGCGAAAAGGTGAGATCGCTCTGATGGTAGCGCCGATAGATCGGATCGTAGCCGAAGTAACGCAGCGTGTCGTGCATCCATCCCATGTTCCATTTGTATCCGAAGCCCAAGCCGCCTTCGTCGACCGGACGGGAGACCAGCGGCCAGGACGTCGACTCCTCCGCGATCGCCGTCGCGTCCGGCGTTACCGTCGCCAGGGTGGCGTTGAGATTTTTCAGGAAGGCGATGGCTTCGATGTTTTCGTTGCCGCCGTGCTCGTTGGGGATCCACTCGCCTTCGCGCCGGCTGTAGTCGAGGTACAGCATCGACGCCACCGCATCGACCCGCAGACCGTCGACGTGGAACTCTTCGAGCCAGTACAGGGCGCTCGCCACCAAGAAGTTCGCGACCTCCCGCCGTCCGTGATTGTAGATGAGCGTGTTCCAGTCGGGATGAAAGCCTTTGCGCGGATCGTCGTGCTCGTACAAGTGCGTGCCGTCGAAGAACGCCAGCCCGTACTCGTCGTTGGGAAAATGTCCCGGCACCCAGTCGAGCAGCACCCCGATGTCGAGTTCGTGCGCGCGCTCGACGAAGTACCGGAAGTCCTCGGGCAAGCCGTAGCGGCTGGTCGATGCGAACATTCCGGTCGGCTGGTATCCCCACGACCCGTCGAAGGGGTGTTCCGTAATCGGCAAGAGTTCGACGTGCGTGAACCCCATGTCGGCGACGTACGGAAGCAGTTGATGCGCCAGATCGCGATACGTGAGGAACTCGCCGTTGGGACGGCGCCGCCAGGAGCCCAGATGCACTTCGTACGTCGACATGGGCGCGTCGCGGCGTTGTCGAGCGCCGCGCGACGCCATCCACGCGCCGTCTTGCCACGGCGGCGCGTGCATCGCGTGAACGATGGACGCGTTCTGCGGCCGCAGCTGCGCATAGCGCGCGAGCGGATCGGCTTTGAGCGGCAAGAGGCCGCCGCCGGCGCGTTCGAGCTCGTACTTATAGCAGGCGCCTTCCCAGACGCCCGGGATGAAGATCTCCCAAACGCCGCACTCGACGCGTTTGCGCATTGGATGACGGCGTCCATCCCAATCGTTGAAATCGCCCACCACGCTGACGCGCAGCGCGTTGGGAGCCCACAACGCGAACGCGACGCCGTCGACGCCGTCGACGGTCCGCCGGTGCGATCCTAGCGCGCGCCACAACTGGCGATGCGTTCCTTCGCCGATGAGGTGAGCGTCGACGTCGCCGAGGATCGTGCCGAAGCGGTAAGGGTCCTCGAGCGTCGTCTTCGAGTCGCCGGACGCAATTTCGAAGGTATAGTCGAACGGCTTCGTGTTGCCAAAGCGCACTTCGAAGAGGCCGTCGTCGTCGACGCGCTGCATGGCAAATCGTTTGTCGCCACCGCGTTTGACCACGAAGGCGCGCTCGGCTTGCGGCAGCGAAGCGCGAATGACGAGCGTTCGCCCCTCGATGTGCGCTCCTAAAAACGAAAAGGGATCGGTCCAGTATCGTTCGAGAATCACGAAATGCGAATATCCTCTTTGCAGATGTCCTCGATGTCGAACCAGGCGCGCAGGAGCTCCCCGACCGACCACGCTTGGGCGATGGCCCCGCGCGGGCGGAACGGTGCGCCGCCGTCGGCAATTTCCGAAACGCTGCCCAAACCGTAGTCGACGAGCCGATCCGCCAGCGGCACGAGAAACGAGCGTGCGAGCGCGGCATCGCGGTACGCGCGCGCGTGTGCGCAGGCGAAGGCGCCGAGCAGCCACGGCCACGCCGTTCCTTGATGGTACGCGGCGTCGCGTTCGGCCTGCGGTCCGCCGTAGCTCGGCGTAAATCTCGGATCGTTCGGACCGAGCGTGCGCACGCCGCTCGACGTGACGAGTTGCGAAGAGCACACGTCGACGACCGCGCGATAACGATCGGCGCGCAGGATCGGATGCGCGAGCGCGATGGCGAACAGCTGATTCGGCCGCAGCGTTGGGTCGTTTCCATCCGGTCCGTCGATCACGTCGTAGCAGCAAGACCGTTCGGCGTTCCAAAAGCGCTCGAATCCGTCGCGGGTCGCAGCGGCAAGCGACGCGTACTCGCTCCCGTTCCTCGAAACTTTCGGTGCGAGCTCGGCGACGCGCATGAGCGCGTTATGCCACAAAGCTGCGATCTCGACTGGCTTCCCGGCGCGAGGCGTGATGACGCGATCGCCGACCTTTGCGTCCATCCACGTGAGTTGCAGCCCGGGGGCGCTTGCGACGATGAGGCCGTCGGTATCCATGTGAATGCCGTAACGCGTGCCGTCGCGATACGAGCAAACGATGTGTTCGAGGGTGGGAAACAGCGCGCCCAATGTCGCCGCATCGTTCGTGGCGACGGCGTATCGCGCGACGGCCTCGACGTACCATAGCGCCGCGTCGACCGTATTGTACTCGGGCGTCGCCCCGCTTTCGGGAAAACAGTTCGGCAGCATACCGCCGTTAACGAATCGTCCGAACTCTAGGAGAAGTTTCTTCGCGATCTCCGGGCGCCCGGTTACCAGCGACAATCCCGTGAGCGAAATCGCCGTGTCGCGACCCCAATCGGCGAACCAATGATATCCGGCGATCACGCTGAGTCCGGTGTCGTCGCCGACGATCGGGCGCCTCACCACGAACTGATCGGCAGCGAGCACGCATTGTCGCGCCCACTGCGGAGCGGCGGCGGCGCGCGGCGTACCGTCCCACGCGCCGAGGACTTGAGCGTCGCGCGATTGCCGGCGCTGCAGCGCTCCGGGCGCAGCGGACGCGGAGTGCGCGCTTGCCGTTATCGTGAGTTCGTCGCCCACGTCGAGCGTCGCAGCGATCGTACCGATCGCGAGGTTGTCGTCGCGATCGTCTAAGCCGCGCTC is from Candidatus Baltobacteraceae bacterium and encodes:
- the glgB gene encoding 1,4-alpha-glucan branching protein GlgB — translated: MILERYWTDPFSFLGAHIEGRTLVIRASLPQAERAFVVKRGGDKRFAMQRVDDDGLFEVRFGNTKPFDYTFEIASGDSKTTLEDPYRFGTILGDVDAHLIGEGTHRQLWRALGSHRRTVDGVDGVAFALWAPNALRVSVVGDFNDWDGRRHPMRKRVECGVWEIFIPGVWEGACYKYELERAGGGLLPLKADPLARYAQLRPQNASIVHAMHAPPWQDGAWMASRGARQRRDAPMSTYEVHLGSWRRRPNGEFLTYRDLAHQLLPYVADMGFTHVELLPITEHPFDGSWGYQPTGMFASTSRYGLPEDFRYFVERAHELDIGVLLDWVPGHFPNDEYGLAFFDGTHLYEHDDPRKGFHPDWNTLIYNHGRREVANFLVASALYWLEEFHVDGLRVDAVASMLYLDYSRREGEWIPNEHGGNENIEAIAFLKNLNATLATVTPDATAIAEESTSWPLVSRPVDEGGLGFGYKWNMGWMHDTLRYFGYDPIYRRYHQSDLTFSLVYAYSENYVLPFSHDEVVHGKRSLLEKMPGDRWQRFANLRMLLAFMYAHPGKKLLFMGDEFASVREWNHDAQLEWHLLDDPLHAGMQRLVRDCNRLYRSSPALYELDAEPRGFEWIDFQDAAHSVLAFARLGRDPETPAVVALLNATPVVHYGYRIGVPEAGRYAEALNTDSEHYGGSNVGNQGTVDSEAIPAHGRAHSIGVTLPPLATVIFVRVES
- a CDS encoding amylo-alpha-1,6-glucosidase, producing the protein MNGIAFGRAICDDLASGERREWLVTNGLGGYASGTVAGILTRRYHGLLVAALKPPVERTLLVTKIDETARYRDASYDLFANRWSGDLISPAGYVNIERFTLDGTMPVWHFALADALIEKRVWMEYGENTAYVRYRVLRAGAPIALALRVFGNYRGFHGNTHAGDWDVAIERDGDGVVVQAYDGAVPFWVWSDRGNLTIENVWYRDYVLAAETERGLDDRDDNLAIGTIAATLDVGDELTITASAHSASAAPGALQRRQSRDAQVLGAWDGTPRAAAAPQWARQCVLAADQFVVRRPIVGDDTGLSVIAGYHWFADWGRDTAISLTGLSLVTGRPEIAKKLLLEFGRFVNGGMLPNCFPESGATPEYNTVDAALWYVEAVARYAVATNDAATLGALFPTLEHIVCSYRDGTRYGIHMDTDGLIVASAPGLQLTWMDAKVGDRVITPRAGKPVEIAALWHNALMRVAELAPKVSRNGSEYASLAAATRDGFERFWNAERSCCYDVIDGPDGNDPTLRPNQLFAIALAHPILRADRYRAVVDVCSSQLVTSSGVRTLGPNDPRFTPSYGGPQAERDAAYHQGTAWPWLLGAFACAHARAYRDAALARSFLVPLADRLVDYGLGSVSEIADGGAPFRPRGAIAQAWSVGELLRAWFDIEDICKEDIRIS